The Methanocorpusculum vombati genome has a window encoding:
- a CDS encoding carbonic anhydrase, producing MIDSFIEGNKIFLEKDFERKKDRYMTLVESQHPTVLWIGCSDSRVNAERITHCRAGELFTHRNIGNIVPTHDWNFATVLEYAVRHLKVKDIVICGHSDCGALKALDADMTGDAYIPMWINNAREAQVRVDARLGKPASTPEEKAARKKEIEIENIRLQMEHLRTYPLVTDAEKSGALEVHGLYYDLNTGVLSRIA from the coding sequence ATGATTGATAGTTTCATTGAAGGCAACAAGATTTTCCTCGAGAAGGATTTCGAGCGGAAAAAGGATCGGTATATGACTCTGGTCGAGTCCCAGCACCCGACGGTTCTGTGGATCGGCTGTTCCGATTCGCGTGTCAATGCGGAGCGGATTACCCACTGCCGTGCGGGAGAGTTGTTTACCCACCGAAACATCGGCAACATTGTTCCCACGCATGACTGGAACTTTGCAACGGTTCTTGAGTATGCCGTGCGTCATCTTAAAGTCAAGGATATTGTGATCTGCGGTCACTCCGACTGCGGTGCACTCAAGGCACTTGATGCAGATATGACGGGCGATGCCTATATTCCGATGTGGATCAACAATGCCCGTGAAGCCCAGGTCCGGGTTGATGCACGGCTCGGTAAGCCCGCATCAACTCCTGAAGAGAAGGCAGCACGCAAAAAAGAGATTGAGATCGAAAATATCCGTCTCCAGATGGAGCATCTCAGAACCTATCCGCTGGTCACCGATGCGGAAAAGAGCGGGGCTCTGGAGGTGCACGGATTATACTATGATCTGAACACCGGCGTTCTTTCCAGAATTGCCTGA
- a CDS encoding Tfx family DNA-binding protein has product MEKNVEYLTVRDSILTERQKTVLQCRKMGMTQQQISEMLQTNKSNISLIEKSALKNVRMAKDVLEFVYSMDAIHICVLKRGTDINHAPQTLYEAAQPLGIKIQYDIGALVTQIRIAVPEKLRDATVRSDIHIYLNETGILYIG; this is encoded by the coding sequence ATGGAAAAAAACGTAGAATATCTCACCGTGAGAGACAGCATTCTTACCGAGCGCCAGAAGACCGTTCTCCAGTGCCGAAAGATGGGAATGACCCAGCAGCAGATCTCTGAAATGCTTCAGACGAACAAATCCAATATCAGTCTCATCGAAAAATCTGCGCTCAAAAATGTCCGCATGGCAAAAGATGTCCTTGAGTTCGTGTACTCCATGGATGCCATTCACATCTGTGTTCTCAAACGGGGAACTGATATCAATCACGCGCCCCAGACTCTGTATGAAGCAGCCCAGCCGCTCGGCATCAAAATTCAATACGACATCGGTGCGCTTGTTACCCAGATTCGCATCGCTGTTCCGGAAAAACTCCGTGATGCAACCGTTCGATCCGACATTCACATCTACCTCAACGAAACCGGTATTCTCTACATAGGATAA
- the fdhF gene encoding formate dehydrogenase subunit alpha yields MEIKYVTTTCPYCGAGCTFNLVVKDGKISGVQPCQRGPVNEGKLCPKGIFGWEFIVSEDRLKTPLIKDKATGEFKAATWDEALAVIAENFKKYSPEEIAVISSARCCNEDNYAMQKFARIVLKTPNVDHCARLCHAPTVAGLNMVFGSGASTNSFDDLAIADCVFIIGSNNFEAHPLAGRRIMQAKEKGAHIIVCDPRVTPTAKQAHLHIQHFPGTDIQLLNCLMKQIIERGWVDEEFVKNRTNGYEELKACVTQDKYSIENTSVVCGVPAEKIEQALEWLRECQHKTAFVHCLGITQHTVGVDNVRSIAFVQTLLGNIGKPGCGVNALRGQNNVQGSCDMGALPNVYAGYLSVMNPDLAKKVADYWGVDEVPNGKLGLHIPEMLETFEEHPDKLKCLYLMGENPVMSDPNSKGVEQAMENCEFLVVQDIFETETTKYADVVLPGSCYAEEDGTQTNAERRVQRFRKAADAPGESKLDWEIMKMIAEKMGYGKYFTWETTEDVFNEMRGITPQYAGITYAKLDGDGIQWPCPTEDHPGTPILHIDKFAGMPDGKAKLQAIEHRAPAEVIDSDYPIWLTTGATIWHWPSGSMTRRCEQLDRDAPTAWLEMNPADAAKYNIADGEKVILYSRRGEVAVNARVTPLIKEGVFFMPFHFTEARANLVTNTAYDPVSRTPEFKVCAVNVKKMEA; encoded by the coding sequence ATGGAAATCAAGTATGTAACCACGACCTGCCCGTACTGCGGTGCAGGCTGTACCTTTAACCTGGTGGTAAAGGACGGCAAGATCTCTGGTGTCCAGCCGTGCCAGCGCGGCCCGGTGAACGAAGGCAAACTCTGCCCGAAGGGAATCTTCGGCTGGGAGTTCATTGTCTCCGAAGACCGTCTGAAGACACCTCTTATCAAAGACAAAGCAACCGGCGAGTTCAAGGCCGCAACCTGGGACGAAGCCCTCGCAGTCATTGCCGAAAACTTCAAGAAATACAGCCCTGAAGAGATCGCAGTCATCTCCTCTGCCCGCTGCTGTAACGAAGACAACTACGCAATGCAGAAGTTCGCAAGAATCGTCTTAAAGACCCCGAACGTTGACCACTGTGCCCGTCTGTGCCACGCCCCGACCGTTGCCGGTCTGAACATGGTCTTCGGCTCCGGTGCTTCGACCAACTCTTTTGACGACCTCGCAATCGCCGACTGTGTCTTCATCATCGGCTCCAACAACTTCGAGGCCCACCCGCTTGCCGGCCGCAGAATCATGCAGGCCAAGGAAAAGGGTGCACACATCATTGTCTGCGACCCGCGTGTCACGCCGACCGCCAAGCAGGCACACCTGCACATCCAGCACTTCCCGGGAACCGATATCCAGCTCCTCAACTGTCTGATGAAACAGATCATTGAGCGCGGATGGGTTGACGAAGAGTTCGTCAAGAACCGGACCAACGGCTACGAAGAACTCAAAGCCTGTGTCACTCAGGACAAATACAGCATCGAAAACACCTCTGTCGTATGTGGTGTACCGGCAGAAAAGATCGAGCAGGCCCTTGAGTGGCTCCGCGAATGCCAGCACAAGACCGCCTTCGTCCACTGTCTGGGAATCACCCAGCACACGGTTGGTGTCGACAACGTGCGTTCCATCGCATTCGTCCAGACTCTTCTCGGCAACATCGGCAAACCCGGATGCGGTGTCAACGCACTCCGCGGTCAGAACAACGTGCAGGGCTCCTGCGATATGGGTGCACTGCCGAACGTCTACGCCGGTTACCTCAGCGTCATGAACCCTGACCTCGCCAAGAAGGTCGCAGACTACTGGGGCGTTGACGAAGTGCCGAACGGAAAACTCGGTCTGCACATTCCGGAGATGCTCGAAACCTTTGAAGAGCATCCCGACAAACTGAAGTGTCTCTACCTCATGGGTGAGAACCCGGTTATGTCCGACCCGAACTCCAAGGGTGTCGAACAGGCAATGGAAAACTGTGAGTTCCTCGTGGTGCAGGATATCTTTGAGACCGAGACCACGAAATACGCAGACGTTGTTCTGCCAGGTTCCTGCTACGCAGAGGAAGACGGAACCCAGACCAATGCAGAACGCCGTGTCCAGAGATTCAGAAAGGCAGCCGATGCACCCGGCGAGTCCAAACTCGACTGGGAGATCATGAAGATGATCGCAGAGAAGATGGGCTACGGCAAGTACTTCACCTGGGAAACTACCGAGGATGTCTTCAACGAGATGCGCGGTATCACCCCGCAGTATGCAGGTATCACCTACGCAAAACTCGACGGAGACGGTATCCAGTGGCCCTGCCCGACCGAGGACCACCCGGGAACCCCGATTCTCCACATCGACAAGTTCGCCGGTATGCCGGACGGCAAAGCAAAACTTCAGGCAATCGAGCACCGTGCACCTGCCGAAGTTATCGACAGCGACTATCCGATCTGGCTGACCACCGGAGCTACTATCTGGCACTGGCCAAGCGGATCCATGACCCGCAGATGCGAACAGCTTGACCGCGATGCACCAACCGCATGGCTCGAAATGAACCCGGCAGACGCTGCAAAATACAACATTGCAGACGGTGAGAAGGTTATCCTCTACAGCCGCCGCGGTGAGGTTGCCGTCAACGCACGGGTCACCCCGCTTATCAAAGAGGGTGTGTTCTTCATGCCGTTCCACTTTACCGAAGCACGTGCAAACCTCGTTACCAACACGGCATACGATCCGGTATCCCGGACTCCGGAGTTCAAGGTCTGTGCGGTGAATGTGAAGAAGATGGAGGCCTAA
- the fdhF gene encoding formate dehydrogenase subunit alpha, with protein MDLKYVPTTCPYCGTGCSLYLVVRDGRVVGVAPSTRSPVNEGKLCPRGMSSWKFINSPDRLTRPLIRKDGTLVPVSWTEAVLLIAERFRHYRPSEFCVLSSPRTSNEDNYVMMKFARGVLKTNHIDHCERLCHASIVEPLADSFGCQAMTGSIPDLSTARTIFVIGSNAFAQHPLIGRRIALAQKRGATYICADPRRTFTGEGADLSLQFHAGTDVLLLNGIMQEILQNGWENTAFIAERTRGFAEFKNIIMDPAYSVSAVSAATGVPEDHIRRAAFLLAQPDCIVIYSTGITKQGDSAANIHSIANLQLLTGNIGRPGTGINPLRGQNNIQGACDMGAQPFYFTGYQRVDDAVVHKKFTDAWQFPDGIAPAICGYEITEMMDTLISGSGELKAMYIMGENPVLSDLDINHAKAALTNLEFLVVQDIFFNETCEFADVVLPAVCFAERDGTQTSTERRIQRWHRAATPPGEAKADWRIIADIAAALGYADQFPWSSYDEIFTEIASLTPQYAGLDYDRLETPDGMQWPCPTAVHPGTPHLYTDRFATADGLGIFLPAVWHSPRETTDTEYPFRFTTGRCIFHWDTGTMARKSTSTGESGWVEINSTDAGRLGIESGDPVRIITRDSATSAVARVTTEILPGTLFMPSHYVEFETRELVQNTVTGRDAGSRPAKIEKIR; from the coding sequence ATGGACCTGAAGTATGTTCCCACCACCTGCCCCTACTGCGGGACGGGATGCAGTCTCTATCTCGTCGTACGGGACGGCAGAGTTGTCGGGGTCGCTCCATCTACGCGCTCTCCCGTTAACGAAGGCAAACTCTGTCCCCGCGGCATGTCTTCCTGGAAATTCATCAACAGCCCCGACCGCCTGACCCGCCCCCTTATCCGCAAAGACGGCACTCTCGTTCCTGTCTCCTGGACCGAAGCTGTGTTGTTGATCGCCGAGCGGTTCCGGCACTACCGTCCCTCCGAGTTCTGTGTTCTTTCTTCGCCGAGGACGTCCAACGAAGACAACTATGTTATGATGAAGTTTGCCCGGGGTGTTCTGAAAACCAACCATATCGATCACTGCGAACGGCTCTGTCATGCTTCCATCGTTGAACCACTCGCGGACTCCTTCGGGTGTCAGGCGATGACCGGCAGCATCCCTGATCTCTCAACTGCCCGGACGATCTTTGTCATTGGTTCCAATGCCTTCGCTCAGCATCCGCTGATCGGCCGCCGGATCGCACTCGCCCAAAAACGCGGCGCGACCTACATCTGTGCCGACCCCCGGCGCACCTTCACCGGCGAAGGAGCGGATCTTTCTCTTCAGTTCCATGCAGGGACCGATGTCCTGCTCCTCAACGGCATCATGCAGGAAATTCTGCAGAACGGATGGGAAAACACTGCCTTTATTGCGGAACGTACCCGGGGATTTGCCGAGTTCAAAAATATCATCATGGATCCTGCCTATTCGGTTTCCGCTGTTTCCGCAGCGACCGGAGTTCCCGAAGACCACATTAGACGCGCGGCATTCCTCCTTGCCCAGCCGGACTGTATTGTCATCTACTCAACCGGCATCACCAAACAGGGGGACAGTGCGGCAAATATCCACAGTATCGCCAATCTCCAGCTTCTGACCGGAAATATCGGCCGTCCGGGAACCGGTATCAATCCTCTCCGCGGTCAGAACAACATTCAGGGTGCCTGCGACATGGGGGCACAGCCGTTCTATTTCACCGGCTATCAGCGTGTTGACGATGCAGTTGTCCACAAAAAATTCACCGATGCCTGGCAGTTCCCCGACGGTATTGCCCCTGCTATCTGCGGTTATGAAATCACGGAAATGATGGATACCCTGATCTCCGGCAGTGGCGAACTCAAAGCCATGTATATTATGGGTGAAAACCCTGTCCTCTCTGATCTTGATATAAACCATGCAAAAGCAGCCCTGACCAATCTTGAGTTTCTCGTTGTCCAGGACATTTTCTTCAACGAAACCTGCGAGTTTGCTGACGTCGTGCTGCCTGCAGTCTGCTTTGCCGAACGCGACGGTACGCAGACCAGTACCGAACGACGGATACAGCGGTGGCACAGAGCAGCAACCCCGCCGGGTGAAGCAAAAGCCGACTGGCGAATCATCGCTGACATCGCCGCAGCGCTTGGCTATGCGGATCAGTTTCCCTGGTCCTCTTACGACGAAATTTTTACCGAGATTGCCTCACTCACTCCTCAGTATGCAGGCCTCGATTACGACAGGCTTGAGACTCCGGACGGTATGCAGTGGCCGTGCCCCACTGCCGTTCATCCCGGAACTCCGCATCTGTACACCGACCGGTTCGCAACCGCCGATGGTCTTGGCATCTTTCTTCCTGCTGTGTGGCATTCTCCTAGGGAAACCACTGATACAGAATACCCGTTCAGATTTACCACCGGCCGCTGCATCTTCCACTGGGATACCGGGACAATGGCACGCAAAAGTACCAGTACCGGAGAATCAGGCTGGGTCGAGATCAACAGTACCGACGCCGGACGGCTTGGTATTGAATCCGGCGATCCGGTCCGCATTATTACCCGCGACAGCGCAACCTCTGCCGTTGCCCGGGTCACCACGGAAATTCTGCCGGGCACCCTCTTCATGCCATCGCACTATGTTGAGTTCGAGACCAGAGAACTTGTACAAAACACGGTAACCGGTCGTGATGCAGGCAGCCGGCCTGCAAAAATTGAAAAAATTAGGTAA
- a CDS encoding Coenzyme F420 hydrogenase/dehydrogenase, beta subunit C-terminal domain, which produces MSAKGDMYYAWTKSCDIKGECGGAVISLLKYALENKIVDVVLTVKKGVDVYDPQPVFITNPADLDSCAGSLHCGTLLLPKLIKKYLNGAKDIKVAVTCKGCDAKALLELGKRQQINLDNVISIGLNCGGSVSPMPARRMIREKYGVNPDDVVKEEIDKGKFIIFTKDGQEKGISIDELEEEGYGRRKNCQRCETKVPRQCDLACGNWGVIGEKAGKATFVEICSEKGAMLFDAAQKAGAIDSCAPEAKGLEIRGKIENVMIKMGKKAQEKQFAELGTGTERLNKIMQQSSKCIKCYGCIENCPICYCVECSTKKPHLVRPGIIPPDFMFQMIRFAHIADSCINCGQCSELCPMDIPNSLYMHAQQVELEKMFGHKPGYDMTMPVLSYAEETEERARLNATGSDMIFENVFKE; this is translated from the coding sequence ATGTCAGCAAAAGGCGATATGTACTACGCATGGACCAAGTCCTGCGATATCAAAGGCGAGTGCGGCGGAGCTGTCATCTCCCTCCTGAAGTATGCGCTTGAGAACAAGATTGTGGATGTTGTTCTGACCGTGAAGAAAGGTGTCGATGTCTATGACCCGCAGCCGGTCTTCATTACCAACCCAGCAGACCTTGACTCCTGTGCAGGGTCCCTCCACTGCGGAACGCTGCTTCTGCCAAAACTCATCAAGAAGTACCTGAACGGTGCAAAAGACATCAAAGTCGCCGTCACCTGCAAGGGATGTGATGCAAAGGCGCTCCTGGAACTGGGCAAACGCCAGCAGATCAATCTGGACAATGTCATCTCCATTGGTCTCAACTGTGGCGGTTCCGTCTCTCCGATGCCGGCACGCAGAATGATCCGTGAGAAGTACGGGGTCAACCCTGACGATGTCGTAAAAGAGGAGATCGACAAGGGTAAGTTCATCATCTTCACCAAGGACGGTCAGGAGAAAGGTATCTCGATTGACGAGCTGGAAGAGGAAGGATACGGACGCCGCAAGAACTGCCAGCGCTGTGAGACCAAGGTTCCGCGTCAGTGCGATCTCGCATGCGGTAACTGGGGTGTTATCGGTGAGAAGGCAGGTAAGGCAACCTTTGTTGAGATCTGCTCAGAGAAGGGTGCGATGCTCTTTGATGCAGCACAGAAGGCAGGAGCAATCGATTCCTGTGCACCAGAGGCAAAGGGCCTTGAGATCCGCGGAAAGATCGAGAACGTCATGATCAAGATGGGAAAGAAGGCGCAGGAGAAGCAGTTCGCCGAACTCGGAACCGGAACTGAGAGACTCAACAAGATCATGCAGCAGTCCTCCAAGTGTATCAAATGCTACGGCTGTATTGAGAACTGTCCGATCTGTTACTGTGTCGAGTGTTCGACGAAGAAACCGCACCTGGTCCGCCCGGGAATCATTCCGCCGGACTTCATGTTCCAGATGATCCGCTTTGCCCACATTGCGGACTCCTGTATCAACTGCGGTCAGTGCAGTGAACTCTGTCCGATGGACATTCCGAACTCACTCTATATGCACGCCCAGCAGGTAGAACTTGAAAAGATGTTCGGCCACAAGCCGGGTTACGACATGACGATGCCGGTCCTCTCCTATGCTGAGGAGACCGAGGAACGTGCACGTCTCAATGCAACCGGCTCGGACATGATCTTTGAAAACGTCTTCAAAGAGTAA
- the cfbB gene encoding Ni-sirohydrochlorin a,c-diamide synthase yields MRSLLISGDRSGAGKTSVTLAIAGLLAQESAVQTYKVAMDYIDTSYLAGVTGRPSYNLDTFVQTAEETAGLFCYGSEGAEYGIVEGVRGLYEGVDALTDVGSTASVAKMFDLPVILVINARSITRSAAALVKGFAAFDPDIRIEGVILNNVMGERHIGKATKAVEHYCGIPVLGAVPRRQEMELAMRHLGLVPYREGSDTAEFHDRISFITNVIGEYVDIDRIRETAQDRTPRPNAVCGMLDTQPDPSMRIAVAYDEAFNFYYGELNAVLRSLGAEVVHFSPVHDRLPEADGYVFGGGYPELFLEELERNDAMREAVQETAENDVPIYAECGGLMYLTRSLTLEQGWQGRDERLSCEMCGVFAGDTRMPVKKALGYVVGTASFPDGEFLFRGHEFHYSGISMDAGVRYAYRLSRGTGIANGQDGAVVRRTLGAYTHLMPVSSRAMLKSFFGL; encoded by the coding sequence ATGAGATCGCTTTTGATCTCAGGTGACCGGTCGGGTGCGGGAAAGACGAGTGTGACGCTTGCAATTGCAGGTCTGCTCGCGCAGGAGTCTGCGGTGCAGACCTACAAGGTTGCTATGGATTATATCGATACGTCGTATCTTGCAGGGGTAACCGGCAGACCGTCGTATAATCTGGATACGTTTGTGCAGACGGCCGAGGAGACGGCGGGCCTGTTCTGCTACGGGTCCGAAGGGGCCGAGTACGGTATTGTGGAAGGCGTGCGGGGTTTGTATGAGGGCGTGGATGCGCTGACCGATGTCGGCAGTACGGCATCCGTTGCAAAAATGTTTGATCTGCCGGTGATTCTGGTGATCAATGCCCGGAGCATTACGCGGAGCGCTGCTGCGCTGGTAAAGGGGTTTGCGGCGTTTGACCCGGATATCAGGATCGAAGGGGTGATTCTGAATAATGTGATGGGTGAACGCCATATCGGAAAGGCAACCAAGGCAGTTGAGCATTACTGCGGGATTCCGGTTCTGGGGGCGGTTCCGCGAAGGCAGGAGATGGAGCTTGCCATGCGGCATCTGGGTCTTGTTCCCTATCGTGAGGGTTCGGATACTGCGGAGTTCCATGACAGGATCTCCTTTATCACGAACGTGATCGGGGAGTATGTGGACATCGACCGGATTCGTGAGACGGCACAGGATCGGACACCCCGTCCGAATGCGGTATGCGGTATGCTGGATACGCAGCCGGACCCTTCAATGCGGATTGCGGTTGCATACGATGAGGCATTTAATTTCTATTACGGGGAGCTGAATGCGGTTTTGCGGAGTCTTGGTGCGGAGGTTGTGCACTTCAGTCCGGTACATGACCGGCTGCCGGAGGCGGACGGATATGTCTTTGGCGGCGGGTATCCCGAGCTGTTTCTGGAGGAGCTGGAACGAAATGATGCGATGCGGGAGGCGGTACAGGAAACAGCGGAGAACGATGTGCCGATCTATGCGGAGTGCGGGGGACTGATGTATCTGACGCGTTCGCTTACGCTTGAGCAGGGATGGCAGGGACGCGACGAGCGTCTTTCCTGCGAGATGTGCGGGGTGTTTGCGGGGGATACGCGGATGCCGGTAAAAAAGGCACTCGGGTATGTGGTCGGGACCGCGTCTTTTCCGGACGGTGAGTTTCTGTTCCGCGGGCATGAGTTCCATTACAGTGGTATTTCGATGGATGCAGGGGTACGGTATGCATACCGGCTTTCCCGCGGTACCGGCATCGCCAACGGACAGGACGGTGCAGTGGTACGCCGGACATTGGGAGCGTATACGCACCTGATGCCGGTGTCGTCACGGGCAATGCTGAAGAGTTTCTTCGGGCTGTAA
- a CDS encoding molybdopterin molybdotransferase MoeA codes for MRSTRFLHLVSAETAAETLIEMAKRLPEEMIPLEKACGRVLAKPIVVQKNSVLSNEMLDEVISEGETVFAEGTILSARDVGGLAALCIDPVPVVRQPRVGVISTGNELVPPASKVMTGQIRDANSTLLISYLRDFGAIPVFYGIVPDVAEKLTETLRRAAEECDLVVVSGGSSKDERDVTAGVIAQLGTVRIHGVSVAPGKPLIIGTAKDTPVIGLPGNPASVYMITQVFVTPMLRKMTGEPAVERTVRAVLSMSFPSERGREDLVRVKFRPDGTVEPCLGKSGLLNTLVHSDGYLRVPAGVDGHEAGEEVEVHLWQGC; via the coding sequence ATGAGGTCAACCAGGTTTTTACATCTGGTGTCGGCGGAGACAGCAGCAGAGACACTGATTGAGATGGCAAAACGGCTGCCGGAGGAGATGATTCCACTGGAGAAAGCGTGCGGCAGAGTGCTTGCAAAGCCGATTGTTGTGCAAAAAAATAGTGTTTTGTCAAATGAAATGCTGGATGAGGTGATTTCTGAAGGAGAAACAGTGTTTGCGGAGGGGACGATTCTTTCTGCGCGGGATGTAGGAGGGCTGGCAGCGCTGTGTATCGATCCGGTACCGGTTGTGCGGCAGCCGCGGGTCGGAGTTATTTCGACCGGGAATGAACTGGTTCCACCGGCATCAAAGGTGATGACGGGACAGATTCGGGATGCGAACAGTACGCTCCTGATCTCGTATCTCCGTGATTTTGGAGCAATCCCGGTATTTTATGGAATTGTACCGGATGTGGCCGAAAAACTGACCGAGACATTACGGCGTGCGGCAGAGGAGTGTGATCTGGTGGTGGTTTCGGGAGGAAGTTCAAAGGATGAACGGGATGTGACGGCAGGGGTAATTGCACAGCTTGGAACCGTACGGATCCATGGAGTCTCGGTTGCGCCGGGAAAACCGTTAATCATCGGAACGGCAAAAGACACACCAGTGATTGGACTTCCGGGAAATCCGGCTTCAGTGTATATGATTACGCAGGTGTTTGTGACCCCGATGCTGCGAAAAATGACGGGAGAGCCGGCTGTGGAGCGGACTGTTAGAGCGGTTCTTTCGATGAGTTTTCCGTCGGAACGGGGACGCGAAGATCTGGTCCGGGTAAAGTTCCGTCCGGATGGAACGGTGGAACCATGTCTGGGGAAGTCAGGGCTGCTGAATACCCTTGTCCACAGTGACGGGTATCTCCGGGTACCGGCAGGAGTTGACGGGCATGAGGCAGGAGAAGAGGTGGAGGTGCATCTCTGGCAGGGTTGCTGA